Proteins from a genomic interval of Fusarium oxysporum Fo47 chromosome I, complete sequence:
- a CDS encoding CCAAT-binding transcription factor (CBF-B/NF-YA) subunit B-domain-containing protein, whose product MDYSQYQQGQNTHPGYANSTTANNIASPTNTIPQHTVQSSPVIASQQQQTQPQGHNMYGPQYGVAQQGMHYAMPGIQAAAMAATAAASGTNYGYMSSDPNIPQSSPRMGANAKKDGRQSPRMNSMSQMPGRRMSQVTSPGVPTAPMMSHAGARPGVAPSQMPAPQMQHPQSPEMPAASGAEESPLYVNAKQFHRILKRRVARQKLEEQLRLTSKGRKPYLHESRHNHAMRRPRGPGGRFLTAEEVAAMDREGEKSVDGKDNSAGESSGTTGTKRKSEAGSATSNKKAKTDTASPGDEDEDEG is encoded by the coding sequence ATGGACTACAGTCAATACCAACAAGGCCAAAATACACATCCCGGTTACGCGAACTCTACTACTGCTAACAACATCGCTTCACCAACGAATACCATTCCCCAGCACACGGTACAATCCTCACCTGTCATcgcttctcaacagcagcaaacTCAACCACAAGGACACAACATGTACGGACCACAATACGGAGTGGCACAACAGGGCATGCACTATGCGATGCCCGGTATACAGGCGGCTGCGATGGCAGCAACCGCCGCTGCTTCTGGCACCAACTACGGTTATATGTCTTCAGATCCCAATATTCCGCAAAGTTCGCCTCGCATGGGTGCCAATGCCAAAAAGGACGGACGGCAATCCCCTCGAATGAACAGCATGTCCCAAATGCCCGGCCGTCGAATGAGCCAGGTTACGAGCCCCGGCGTTCCGACGGCGCCCATGATGAGCCATGCCGGTGCTCGACCAGGCGTTGCCCCATCTCAGATGCCCGCTCCCCAGATGCAACACCCGCAATCCCCAGAAATGCCGGCCGCGAGTGGTGCGGAGGAGTCGCCGCTTTACGTGAACGCTAAGCAATTTCATCGCATACTCAAGCGTCGTGTTGCTCGACAGAAACTTGAGGAACAGCTTCGACTGACGTCAAAAGGACGCAAACCATATCTTCACGAGTCACGCCATAATCATGCTATGCGCAGACCTCGCGGTCCTGGTGGACGTTTCCTCACTGCCGAGGAGGTGGCAGCAATGGACCGCGAAGGTGAAAAGAGTGTCGATGGCAAAGATAATTCTGCTGGGGAAAGCTCTGGCACTACGGGAACAAAGCGCAAGTCTGAAGCCGGCTCGGCCACCTCAAACAAGAAAGCTAAGACAGACACAGCCAGCCCAggggatgaagatgaagatgagggttGA
- a CDS encoding uncharacterized protein (expressed protein), which translates to MYSTFDEHDTLGDLPLQRPNFTQQATSENLPHIMLETWPPQTPTWRHHCHVVYIVDFRVHSQRGRGDPSYTSRANRTRDHIESGLFVQTHAKRMCGHLYMPRKHPIHEYYVLQSQRLDNIRQHEYFESDAAIGFIFKKDYQNSFYQILWEIQLPDKRNPEDSALYRRHDINVQSSPPENSTD; encoded by the coding sequence ATGTATTCGACATTTGACGAACACGATACTCTGGGGGACCTCCCGCTTCAGCGACCAAATTTTACTCAACAGGCCACAAGTGAAAACCTGCCACACATCATGCTCGAAACTTGGCCTCCACAGACTCCAACTTGGCGCCATCACTGTCATGTGGTTTACATTGTCGACTTCAGGGTTCATTCCCAACGTGGGCGAGGAGACCCCTCCTACACCAGTCGAGCGAACAGAACCCGCGATCACATAGAAAGTGGCTTATTCGTACAGACACACGCGAAAAGGATGTGCGGTCACCTTTACATGCCTCGAAAACACCCGATTCACGAGTATTATGTGCTTCAGAGTCAGAGACTCGACAACATTAGGCAGCACGAGTATTTCGAGTCCGATGCCGCCATCGGGTTCATATTCAAGAAGGATTACCAAAACTCCTTCTACCAGATTCTTTGGGAGATACAGTTACCGGACAAGAGAAACCCTGAGGACTCGGCTCTTTATCGACGCCATGACATCAACGTCCAATCTTCCCCCCCTGAGAACTCGACGGACTAG
- a CDS encoding DNA repair metallo-beta-lactamase-domain-containing protein, whose product MVAPKKSSQSHTPKKTTSHLPKKPVKANQSILSFFKKAEKHEASLFLGAAPDPIEHEDLYTADDADDSIRCNETESPNKKRKLGEEPEQFPKINVSVKAEQVAVAEDRPSPAKGDGEPPRKSIKSKIKTPFVMDSDSEDEPEDDSMATNNKPEKNGQCTELSPQNEVQTDGFTKIDEKKEADITTQALKREDSTYQQIDDLGEIVDEEFPDLNDLEGEEMRVMRYMREQARLEAEEAGISSEDLADDPLDDDHMTECCPICSGSLAGISIDVATRHVNSCLDGHPIPLPKPEQTTPERIKSEKPTSAILVSTPEVEPTDVSKRFARAAVPRPGQANPFEVISPGPAPKSAFSKLMSNNAEDSAWQEAAAAEHASRGKQAYERTCPFYKIMPGFSICVDAFRYGAVQGCKAYFLSHFHSDHYIGLTARWCHGPIYCSKVTGSLVRNQLRTAAKWVVELEFDKSYDIPGTEGAKVTMIPANHCPGSSLFLFEKTMKQDPNSRVQRILHCGDFRACPAHVKHPLLKPETIDAISGKAKQQKIDICYLDTTYLNPRYSFPPQNDVIKACADLCGSLSPDPNCKDDIWEQASGQGTPAVSKFFPNTKPDENAKVDTKKKHPQRLLVICGTYSIGKERICISIAKALKSKIFASPGKIKICKQLDDPELTALLTSDPLEAQVHMQMLMEIRAETLQEYLNSYKPYFSRIVGLRPSGWNFRPAGKTIGANTPPGSIHTQQILHDKGWRTRFGYKDFIPQRGSTKEAMCFGVPYSEHSSFRELAMFVMSLRIEKVIPTVNVGSEQSRKRMKAWIDRWLSERRRAGLVMPLIEGDDDDKVSEKELWDGKPGKIGGAFW is encoded by the coding sequence ATGGTGGCACCGAAAAAGTCCAGCCAGTCTCATACACCGAAGAAGACTACCTCGCATTTACCCAAAAAGCCAGTCAAGGCCAATCAAAGTATCCTTAGCTTTTTTAAAAAGGCCGAAAAACATGAGGCCTCTCTGTTTCTTGGGGCTGCGCCGGACCCTATTGAGCACGAAGATCTCTACACTGCCGATGACGCCGACGACTCGATCCGATGCAATGAGACCGAATCGCCCAACAAAAAGCGGAAACTGGGCGAAGAACCCGAGCAATTTCCCAAGATAAACGTCTCAGTAAAAGCTGAACAGGTGGCCGTGGCTGAAGACCGACCCTCACCCGCCAAGGGTGATGGCGAACCCCCACGGAAGTCAATAAAATCTAAGATCAAGACTCCATTCGTAATGGACTCGGACAGTGAGGATGAGCCCGAAGACGATTCCATGGCCACAAACAACAAGCCTGAAAAGAATGGCCAATGTACGGAGCTTTCCCCGCAAAACGAGGTCCAGACGGACGGTTTTACTAAAATCGATGAAAAGAAGGAAGCAGATATTACCACACAAGCCTTGAAACGGGAAGATTCAACATACCAACAAATCGACGATCTTGGAGAAATAGTAGACGAGGAGTTCCCAGATCTGAACGATCTCGAAGGGGAAGAAATGCGAGTAATGCGCTACATGAGAGAGCAAGCTAGGTTAGAAGCGGAGGAAGCTGGGATTTCAAGCGAAGACCTGGCCGATGACCCCCTTGACGATGATCATATGACAGAGTGCTGTCCTATATGCAGCGGGAGCCTGGCTGGGATCTCCATCGATGTAGCAACACGGCATGTCAACTCCTGCCTCGATGGACACCCGATCCCGTTGCCAAAACCGGAGCAAACAACACCAGAACGAATCAAGTCGGAGAAACCAACTTCAGCAATCCTTGTCTCGACACCTGAAGTCGAACCGACCGATGTTAGCAAAAGATTTGCACGGGCTGCTGTTCCCAGGCCCGGTCAGGCGAACCCTTTCGAAGTTATAAGTCCTGGCCCGGCACCGAAGTCTGCTTTCTCGAAACTCATGTCCAATAATGCCGAAGATTCAGCATGGCaagaggctgctgctgctgagcacGCTTCTCGAGGAAAGCAAGCATATGAGAGGACGTGCCCTTTCTACAAGATCATGCCCGGATTTTCCATCTGCGTGGACGCTTTCCGGTATGGCGCCGTCCAGGGTTGCAAAGCATATTTCTTGAGTCATTTTCACAGTGACCACTATATCGGTCTTACAGCAAGATGGTGTCACGGCCCTATATACTGCAGCAAAGTCACAGGCAGTCTTGTCAGAAATCAACTTCGTACAGCGGCAAAATGGGTTGTGGAGCTTGAATTCGACAAATCCTATGACATACCAGGGACAGAAGGCGCGAAAGTAACGATGATACCAGCAAATCATTGTCCTGGAAGttctctcttcctttttGAAAAGACTATGAAGCAAGACCCCAACAGCCGTGTTCAACGCATATTACATTGTGGAGACTTCCGTGCTTGCCCTGCTCATGTCAAGCATCCTCTCCTCAAGCCAGAGACTATCGATGCGATCTCCGGAAAGGCCAAGCAACAAAAGATTGATATCTGCTACTTGGACACCACGTATCTCAATCCACGATATTCCTTTCCACCCCAGAACGATGTTATCAAGGCCTGCGCCGATCTTTGTGGCTCATTGTCTCCTGATCCCAACTGCAAAGACGATATTTGGGAACAGGCTAGCGGACAAGGGACTCCAGCAGTCAGCAAGTTCTTCCCAAACACAAAACCGGATGAGAACGCAAAAGTCGACACCAAAAAGAAACACCCTCAACGGCTGCTCGTAATTTGCGGCACGTACTCTATTGGAAAAGAACGCATATGCATCTCCATTGCCAAAGCActcaagtccaaaatcttTGCATCGCctggcaagatcaagatctGCAAGCAGCTGGACGACCCAGAGCTCACGGCGCTCCTTACATCTGATCCCCTCGAGGCACAGGTGCATATGCAGATGTTGATGGAGATCCGTGCAGAAACTCTCCAAGAATACCTAAATAGCTATAAGCCGTACTTTAGTCGTATTGTAGGACTTCGGCCAAGTGGTTGGAACTTCCGACCAGCAGGCAAAACCATCGGTGCGAACACACCACCTGGCAGCATTCATACTCAGCAGATCCTTCACGACAAGGGCTGGCGAACACGATTTGGATATAAAGATTTTATTCCGCAGAGAGGCAGTACCAAGGAAGCCATGTGCTTTGGGGTTCCTTACTCAGAACACAGTAGCTTTCGAGAGCTCGCCATGTTTGTTATGAGTCTGAGAATAGAGAAAGTCATCCCAACAGTCAATGTAGGGAGTGAACAGTCAAGAAAGCGCATGAAGGCTTGGATAGATCGCTGGCTTTCGGAAAGAAGGCGGGCTGGATTGGTGATGCCACTCATTGAAGGTGACGACGATGATAAGGTGTCGGAGAAGGAACTCTGGGATGGTAAACCTGGTAAAATCGGCGGAGCTTTTTGGTGA
- a CDS encoding Cullin — protein MISGRGGAGARGRIRPPRRIVRPNEAAEGSDFEACWKMLEEALRDIHMKNCSRLSFEELYRAAYKMVLKKKGELLYDRVKAFEEQWFADHVIPKIRELVSKSLINIGAERTSTTSVNERRQTGERFLKGLRDTWEDHNMSMNMTADILMYLDRGYAQLEAQRTPIFATTIALFRDHILRSSLNTNTKSKVIDILISVVLDQIDMEREGDIIDRNLIRSCSRMLSSLYETEEEKETDKLYMTVFEPRFLENSKTYYATECEKLLRESDAGAWLRHTQLRLNEEIDRCGTTIELETLPKVTQTIDQELIVKHLSEFLALEGSGLKWMIDNDKIDDLSILYKLISRVDSKKTALREILQSRVVELGLEIEKVLKNTDFSSGHGEGDEVGEGEKTKTLNPAAQQTAAAIKWVDDVLRLKDKFDNLWARCFQGDLIIQSALTKSFSDFINMFSRSSEYVSLFIDDNLKRGIKGKTEAEVDVVLEKAIVLIRYLQDRDLFQTYYQRHLARRLLHGKSESHDVEKQIISRMKQELGQQFTSKFEGMFRDLVTSTELTSGYRDHIRDLGDGSGKTIDLNINVLTTNYWPPEVMGRTTQIGEGSRVTCTYPPELRRLQASFEQYYLTNRNGRKLTWIGTTGSSDVKCTFPAIPGKSGPLSRERRYEINVPTFAMVVLLLFNDLEEGQSLTFEEIQAKTNISTPDLMRTLTAIAVAPKSRVLMKDPANKSVKVGDKFSFNASFQSKTIRIKAPIINAVSKVEDNTERKNTEEKNNQTRAHIVDAAIVRIMKSRKELSHSQLTSEVLSQLSGRFRPEVALIKKRIEDLIAREYLERPDEDDAPTLYRYVA, from the exons ATGATCTCGGGACGTGGAGGAGCCGGCGCTCGAGGAAGGAttcgtcctcctcgtcgcaTTGTGCGT CCAAATGAAGCTGCCGAGGGTTCCGATTTTGAGGCTTGCTGGAAGATGCTAGAGGAAGCCCTGCGCGACATACACATGAAGAACTGCAGCCGACTGTCATTCGAGGAGCTGTACCGAGCCGCGTACAAGATGGTACTTAAGAAGAAAGGCGAATTGCTTTATGATAGGGTCAAAGCTTTCGAGGAACAGTGGTTCGCAGATCATGTCATTCCCAAGATTCGAGAACTGGTCAGCAAGAGCCTGATCAACATTGGCGCCGAACGAACCTCGACGACGTCCGTCAATGAGAGACGGCAGACAGGAGAGAGATTCCTCAAAGGGCTGCGTGATACTTGGGAAGATCATAACATGTCTATGAACATGACCGCCGATATTCTCATGTATCTTGATAGGGGCTACGCGCAGCTCGAAGCCCAACGAACCCCCATTTTCGCCACCACCATCGCGCTTTTCCGTGATCATATTCTACGATCTTCGCTGAACACGAACACAAAGAGCAAGGTGATCGACATCCTGATATCAGTGGTCCTCGACCAGATCGATATGGAGCGCGAAGGAGACATCATCGACAGAAATCTCATTCGGAGCTGCAGTCGAATGCTCAGCAGCCTCTACGAAaccgaagaagagaaggaaaccGATAAACTGTACATGACAGTATTTGAACCTCGCTTCCTCGAGAACAGCAAGACATACTATGCCACCGAGTGTGAGAAACTACTACGCGAATCGGATGCCGGAGCCTGGTTGCGACACACCCAACTGCGACTGAACGAAGAAATCGATCGATGCGGAACAACAATCGAGTTAGAGACATTACCAAAAGTCACGCAAACTATTGATCAAGAACTCATAGTCAAGCATCTGTCCGAATTTTTGGCTCTTGAAGGGAGTGGCCTGAAATGGATGATTGACAATGACAAGATTGACGACCTCTCGATTCTCTACAAACTCATCTCCAGGGTTGATTCAAAGAAGACTGCTTTACGAGAAATTTTGCAAAGTCGCGTGGTTGAGCTAGGCctggagattgagaaggtACTGAAGAACACTGATTTCTCGTCTGGTCATGGCGAAGGAGACGAGGTCggtgaaggagaaaagacaaagacctTAAACCCCGCGGCGCAGCAGACAGCTGCTGCCATCAAATGGGTAGACGATGTACTCCGTCTGAAGGACAAGTTTGATAACCTCTGGGCTCGTTGCTTTCAAGGAGATCTTATCATTCAAAGCGCATTGACCAAGAGCTTCTCTGACTTTATCAACATGTTCAGCCGCAGCTCTGAGTATGTCTCTTTGTTCATCGACGACAACCTCAAGAGAGGCATCAAAGGCAAGACAGAGGCAGAAGTCGATGTTGTTCTAGAGAAAGCCATCGTCCTGATTCGATACCTCCAGGATAGAGATCTATTCCAGACATACTACCAGAGACATCTGGCAAGACGTCTCCTTCACGGAAAGTCCGAAAGCCATGATGTTGAAAAGCAGATCATTTCCCGAATGAAACAAGAACTGGGCCAACAGTTCACCAGCAAGTTTGAAGGCATGTTCAGAGATCTTGTCACGTCAACAGAACTCACCAGCGGCTATCGTGACCACATTCGTGACCTGGGAGATGGCAGCGGCAAAACCATCGACCTTAACATCAACGTTCTCACTACAAACTACTGGCCACCCGAGGTCATGGGCCGAACTACACAGATTGGTGAAGGATCTCGTGTTACGTGCACGTACCCTCCTGAACTGCGACGATTGCAGGCGAGCTTTGAGCAGTACTATTTAACTAACCGTAATGGACGCAAGCTCACCTGGATTGGTACCACTGGCAGTTCAGATGTCAAATGTACTTTCCCGGCCATCCCTGGAAAGTCTGGCCCGCTCTCTCGGGAGCGAAGATATGAGATCAACGTACCGACCTTTGCGATGGTTGTCTTGCTTCTCTTCAACGATCTTGAGGAGGGCCAGTCATTAACCTTCGAAGAGATCCAAGCTAAGACCAACATCTCAACTCCAGATCTCATGAGGACGCTGACAGCTATTGCTGTGGCACCCAAGTCTCGCGTCTTGATGAAGGACCCTGCCAACAAGTCCGTGAAAGTCGGCGATAAGTTTTCTTTCAATGCATCTTTCCAGAGCAAGACCATACGAATCAAGGCACCCATCATTAACGCGGTGTCCAAGGTCGAAGATAACACGGAACGAAAGAATaccgaggagaagaacaacCAAACCAGAGCTCACATTGTTGATGCGGCAATTGTGCGAATCATGAA ATCTCGAAAGGAGCTTTCTCACTCGCAGCTCACTAGTGAAGTTCTGTCACAACTCTCCGGCCGTTTCCGCCCCGAGGTTGCCCTCATCAAGAAGCGTATCGAGGATCTCATCGCAAGAGAATATCTTGAGCGCcctgatgaggatgacgcGCCAACTCTATATCGCTATGTAGCGTAG
- a CDS encoding S-adenosylmethionine-dependent methyltransferase: MLPTPDTSHVPYERVYEPAEDSYLLLDTLSSAAETEYLQKAFPDIAPLVVEVGTGSGVVLAFVHAHAQKLFGTREVLTAGVDMNAFACRATVGTVAKAASDNPDSHAFYLGSCMGDLTTPWREGTIDVLIFNPPYVPTPEMPARPDSFTADDLAVSTKPSFDDDSYLLALSYAGGLDGMETTDRLIEALPQTLSRRGCAYLLLCAQNKPDQVKSRIEGFGSEWRARTVGNSGKQAGWEKLQIVRIWRDYSKAVE; encoded by the coding sequence ATGCTACCAACACCAGACACTTCGCACGTCCCATACGAGCGAGTCTACGAACCTGCCGAGGACTCATACCTCCTCTTGGATACGCTCTCATCTGCTGCAGAGACCGAGTATCTCCAAAAGGCTTTTCCCGATATAGCGCCTCTCGTGGTGGAGGTCGGCACAGGCTCAGGCGTCGTCCTCGCTTTTGTCCACGCACATGCGCAAAAGCTTTTTGGCACGCGCGAGGTCCTTACTGCGGGAGTTGACATGAACGCCTTTGCGTGTCGGGCCACAGTCGGGACAGTTGCAAAGGCAGCTTCTGACAACCCCGACTCACATGCATTCTATCTGGGCTCGTGCATGGGAGATCTCACAACCCCATGGCGCGAGGGCACCATTGACGTCCTCATTTTCAACCCGCCATATGTGCCCACGCCTGAGATGCCTGCCAGACCAGATTCGTTTACCGCAGACGACCTCGCAGTCAGCACAAAGCCTTCATTTGACGACGATTCGTATCTGCTGGCCTTATCTTACGCAGGCGGCTTAGATGGTATGGAGACAACAGATAGACTGATCGAGGCACTACCCCAAACCCTGTCCCGACGCGGTTGTGCCTACCTCCTCCTATGCGCTCAAAATAAGCCAGATCAAGTCAAGAGTCGCATCGAGGGGTTTGGGTCTGAATGGCGGGCTCGAACTGTTGGGAACAGCGGCAAACAGGCCGGATGGGAGAAGCTGCAGATCGTACGGATATGGCGAGACTATTCAAAAGCCGTAGAATAA
- a CDS encoding Redoxin encodes MSFRAPIRRIALARPALAARGFHSTPRAFVRVGQEIPNLDVLLEDSPGNKVNLAEEFKSANGYIVGVPAAFSGTCSSKHIPSYINHPKLKQAGQVFVVSVNDPFVMKAWSEQLDPAKQTGIRFLGDPTGEFTKALDLGFEAYEVFGGMRGKRYALKVEDGKVSKAYVEPDNTGSAVSMAEQVLD; translated from the exons ATGTCCTTCAGAGCTCCTATCCGACGTATTGCCCTCGCCAGGCCTGCTTTGGCTGCGCGGGGCTTCCACTCAACCCCTCGTGCTTTTGTCCGCGTGGGCCAAGAGATTCCTAACCTTGACGTCCTTCTGGAGGACTCGCCCGGTAACAAAGTCAATCTCGCGGAGGAGTTCAAGTCAGCCAATGGATACATCGTCGGCGTTCCTGCTGCCTTCTCCGGAACGTGCTCCAGCAAGCACATCCCCTCTTACATCAACCACCCCAAGCTCAAGCAGGCTGGCCAGGTCTTTGTTGTATCTGTCAATGATCCGTTTGT CATGAAGGCTTGGAGCGAGCAGCTCGACCCCGCCAAGCAGACCGGT ATCCGATTCCTTGGTGACCCTACTGGTGAGTTCACTAAGGCCCTGGACCTTGGCTTCGAGGCGTACGAGGTCTTTGGTGGTATGCGAGGAAAGCGATATGCCCTCAAGGTGGAGGATGGCAAGGTCAGCAAGGCGTACGTGGAGCCTGACAATACTGGTAGCGCTG TCTCCATGGCAGAGCAAGTGCTCGACTAG